The genome window GGCGCGGAGACAGCCCGCCCTGGTGGCCGGAGCTGTCCCCGGTCCCAGCAGCGCACGAGCCCCACTGTCCCCGAGCCGTCCCCGGCCGCCGCGCACACTCTCCTCACCGCTCGGGAGCAGCAGAGAACAAGCCCCCGCCGGAAGGAGAGTGATATGGGACTTCATCGGCAACCAACCAGAGCGTGGACCCCGGCGTACGCCGGCCCCGCCATCGAGCTTCAGGAGGTGCACAGAAGGTACGGCTCCATTCAGGCGCTGCAGCCCACCAGCCTGAGCATCCACCGGGGCGAGGTCGTGGCCCTGCTGGGGCCCAACGGCGCCGGCAAGAGCACCCTGGTCAACATGGTGCTGGGCCTGCTGGCCCCCACCGGCGGCGCCGTCAAGGTCTTTGGTCAGTCGCCGCTGGAAGCCGCCCACCGCATTCACACCGGCGCTATGATGCAGCAGGTCCACCTGGCCGCCAATCTGCGCGTCTCTGAACTGGTCGAGCTATTTTCCAGCTACTACCCGGCCCCCCTGAAAGTGGCCGACACCCTGGAGCGCGCTGGGCTGACCGCCCTGGCCGGCCGCACCTACCGCCAGCTGTCCGGCGGCCAGCGTCAGCGGGTGCGCTTTGCCCTGGCCCTGTGCGGCGACCCCGCCCTGATGGTGATGGACGAGCCCACCGTGGCGCTGGACACCGAAACCCGCCGCGCCTTCTGGATGGAAGTTCGCCGCCTGGTGGACGACGGCCGCACGGTGCTGCTGACCACCCACTACCTCGAAGAAGCCGACGCCCTGGCCGACCGGATTCTGGTCATCGACAAGGGCCGCCTGGTGGCCCAGGCCACGCCGCAGGAACTCAAGGCCCGCGTCAACGTGCAGCACGTCTCGCTGCGCACGGTCCTAAGCGACCCGCAGCTGATGGCGGTGGCTGGGGTGCGCGCCGTGCGCCGCCAGGCCGACACGGTGCATCTGACGGTGGACGGCACGGCCGTGATCGCGCCGCTGCTGTACGCCCTGGACCCGGCCCTGCAGGAATTTACGGTGCGGCCTGCCAGCCTCGAAGACGTGTTTCAGGGCCTGCACGCCCCCCAAGGAGTGAGCGCATGAGCCTCGTGCAAGACGTGTCCCGCCCCGCCCGGTCGGCGCCGCCCCGCGTCAACAAGGTCCGGCTGTACGGCCTGGAAGTGCGCGCCGAGACCCTGACTCTGCTGCGCAGCCCGATGTTCCTGATTCCCACCATCATCTTTCCGCTGCTGTTTTACGTGGTGTTCGGCTTCACGTACATGAACCAGTCGGCCGGCAATGTCCGGGTGCCCATGTACATGCTCGCCACCTACGGGGCCTTCGGGGTCATCGGCGCGTCGCTCTTCTCCTTCGGGGTGGGCATCGCCAACGACCGGGCCAGCGGCTGGCTCAAGATCAAGCGCGTCTCTCCGATGCCGCCCGCCGCCTTCCTGCTCTCGAAATTTGCAACGTCTTTGATGTTCAACGTGACCATCATCTCGCTGATGTTCCTGCTGGGCGCCACCATCGGCAAGGTCGAGATGCCGGCCGAAACGTGGCTGCGGCTGGGAGCGACCCTGATTCTGGGCGGCCTGCCCTTTACGGCCCTGGGACTGGCTCTGGGGTTCCTCTCGGGCCCCGGCGCAGCGCCGGCCCTGGCGAACGTCATCTACATCCCCATGTCTTTTGCCTCTGGCCTCTGGGTGCCGCACTCCATGCTCCCCGAGTTCTTTCAGAAGCTGGCCCAGTACCTGCCCCCCTACCACTTCTCGCAGCTGGCGCTGGGACAGATTGGCGCCGCCACCGACCCCAACATGCTCACCCACATTCTCTGGCTGGTCGGCTCCACGGTGCTGTTTCTCACCCTGGCCCTGATTGGCTACCGACGCGACGAAGGCAACGCTGGCCTGTAAGGCCCCCGGTCCTCCCCGGCTCAGCGCTCCTAATCCACCCTGGCCCCCTAGCCCCCCCTGGAGGTGATCGCCTTCTAACGCCCGGCCGCTCCACCTGACCTGCCCCCGGCGCCCTCACCTGGCCCGCCCTGTCCGCCCACCGGCCCCTCCGTTCCCCCTCACCGGCGCCGCAGCGCCACACCCAAGGAGACTTGCCATGACCAACATCAACATGACCGACATCGACTTTAGCGACCTGAACATCGAAGCCCTGGAAGTCACCGAAGTGCGCGACAGCACCGCCCTGGCCGAAACCGGCGCCTCGTCCGGCTCCAGCAGCTGCAGCGCCACCTCCACCTGCGGAAGCAGCTCCTGCTGCTGCGGCTCGGTTGAAGCGCAGCTTTCAGAGTAAGGCGGCCACGCACCGCACGACCGGGGAGGGCATGGGCCAGCGTTTGGCCCCCCTCCCCCCCTTTTTCTTCCCACTTCCTCTTTTGCGCTTCTCCCAACATCAGACCCCACAAAGTCCGCCCCAGACCCTGCACGCACACCCACCCAAAGGAGGTTTCCCGGCCATGACCCAGCGCTCTGTTTCTGCCCCGATTCGCCCCGCCCCCACCCCCCTGGCCGACCAGCTGGCCCCCCAGCTGCTGCTGCGCTTTAACCACCTGAGCCCCGCCCACCTGCCTCCCTTTCCGCTGCTGGAGCAGCTGCGCCGCGATCAGGCGGTGCGGGCGGATGTCGAAGCCCAGCGCGCAGCCGCCGCAGCCGCCCTGTATGCCCAGGTGTCGGCCGCGCAGGACGATACCGAGCGCCGCGAGTGGCTGGCCCTGCGCCGCAGCGTCCTGGCGGGCAAAACGCCCCGCACGGTACCGGCAGCAGCGCCCGCCGAGGTCCACACTTATCTGGCGGCCCAGGCTGCGCAGGAGGGCCACACCGCCGAACTGAGAAGCGCCCTGGCCGCCCACCTGGGCACCGAGCGGGCCGCCTTGCAGGCCGCCTGCCGGGACGAGCGTTTTCTGAAAGGCCTGGCCGTGTCCAGCGCGCCGCTGCTGGCCACTGCGCGGCAGTACGCCGCCACGCCGCTGCTCGAGCAGAAGGGCACGCTGCGCAAGTGCGAATACCGCCTGCTGCAGTACGTGTCGCGCGCCGCCTGGAAAACCAGCCCTTACAGCCACTACACCTCGGTGGCCGGCGGGCGCTGGACACAGGGCGCGGCCGGCGCGCTGACCCGCCCCGAAGTGCGGGCGAGCACCACCGTCAACCACGTCCTGATTCTGCGCCTGCTGGACGGCGCCCTACAGACCCCTGACCTGCGTGCAGCGCTGCCCTGGCGCCTGGGCGACCACCTGCGGGTGCAGGGCGGCGAGGTGCGTTTTGAGCAGGCCATTGACGACCCTGCGCGCCAGCCGCGCGCCCGCAACCTGGCCTCGCGCCGCGTCACCCTGCGCCTGAGTGCCGGCCTGGCCCGCCTGATCGCGGCGGTGCGGGACAGCGGGGGAGAGGCGGACTACGCGGCGCTGGTGGCGGCCCTGAGCGGCCTGTCGCCCGACCCCCAGGCGGCGCCGCGCTTTGTGGGGCAGCTGATGGACAGCGGCTTTCTGCGCCCGGTCACGGGCCTGAGCGAGCAGCCCACCGACCTGCTGGGTCAGGTGGCGGCGCTGCTGCGCCAGGCCGAAACAGCCGAGAGCGAGCGGGCGGCGGCGGCCCTAGACGACCTGGCGATGGCCCTGGCCGCCTTTCCCTGGGTGCCGAGCGCCGCGCGCCCCGCCGCGCTGGAGGCCGCCCGCGCCCACCTGCAAGCCGCTTACGACGCTTACGGCCTGACCCTCCCAGCGGGCCCCGTGCTGTACGAGGACACGGTGGCTCCGCAGGCCCTGGCGCTGGACGTGACGCCCTACGCGCCGGCCATTGAGCGCCTGCACCTCTTGCTGTCGGTGCTGCGGGTCTTTGACACCCACCTGCTGTTCGAGCCGCTGCTGCGGGAACGCCTGGTGGGCCAGCACGGGCCGGGCGCGCGGGTGGACGACCTGCCCACCTTTGTCCGCGAGAACGCTGACCTGTTTGACGAGTGGCTGCAGGCGTCCCTGCGCGGGCCGGGTGCGGGCTTAAAAGCCCTGCCCGAACTTCAGGGCGTGCTGGCCGTGCAGCGCGAGGTGCGCGCCGCCTACCTGCAGGCCGCCCGCGCCGGCGCCGAGGAACTGGACCTGACCGGCGCGCAGCTGCAAGCCTGGCTGGAGCGCCTGCCTGAGCGTCTGACGGCCCGGCCTTGGTCCTACGACGTCTTTGCCCAGGCGGCGGCTGCGGACGGCAGCCTGATCGTCAATCAGGTGTACGCGGGCTACGGGCAATACTTCAGCCGCTTTCTGACCGAGTTGCCTGCGCAGGTCATGGCCGACGTGAAAGCCACCGTCGAGGCGCTGGCTCCGCGCGGCTTGTCGCAGGTGGGCCTGCGCAGCGCCCACGGCTTTACCGCCAATCTGCACCCCGCCCTGACATCCACTGAGTTGCAGGTGGACGCCCCTGTGGACGGCCCGGCCCTGCACATTGACGACCTGTACCTGCATCATGACGAGGCGGCGGACGAGGTGCGTCTGCGCCGGCGCGACACCAACGAGCCGGTGCAGGTGGTGTACGCGGGCTTTCTGATTGCCCAGCTGCTGCCTAGCCTCAAGAACTTTCTGGTCACGCTGACGAACAACGGCCTAATCGTGCCGCACCTGCCCGACATCGCCGAAAGTGCTCTGGGCCCCGCAGACGGCCAGGTCCGGCGCACGCCGCGCCTGCGCTCGGGCGGGGTGGTGCTGCACCGCGCCCGCTGGAGCGTGCCGCACGGCGCCCTGCCGGTGCCCGGTCCCCACGACAGCGACGCCGACTACGCCCTGGCTCTGTGGCGCTGGGCCGCCGAGCACGGCCTGCCCGAACAGGTGTTCGTGCGCCGCCGCCGGGCCCGCCAGGCCAGCGCCAACCTGGGCGCCTGGCAGGCCGAACTGGCGGGCGGCACCCAGAAGCCGCAGCACCTGGAGTTCAGCAGCCCGCTGCACGCCCGGCTGCTGGCCAAGATGCTGCGCGACGCCCCGCAGGACTTCGTGTTCGAAGAGTGCCGCCCCCTGCCAGAAGAGGCGCTGCTGGCCCCCGACCCCCACACCCCCCTGACCAGCGAACTGGTCTTTGAACTGCACCAGAAGGGACGGCTGTGATTCCCAGGCACCGCAGAAACAGCGCTGAGGCGCCTGTCCATCGTCGCCGTCCCTTCTTCTCTGTCACTCGCTTCGCTCGGGTTCGTCTTCGACTCACCCCAGTTTTTTGCCCCCGCGCCGGAGGTTCCCTATGAACGCAGCCCTGTACCTCACCCACTATCAGAACGACAAACGCCCCCTGCTGCGCGACCTGGTGCTGCCGCTG of Deinococcus betulae contains these proteins:
- a CDS encoding ABC transporter ATP-binding protein codes for the protein MGLHRQPTRAWTPAYAGPAIELQEVHRRYGSIQALQPTSLSIHRGEVVALLGPNGAGKSTLVNMVLGLLAPTGGAVKVFGQSPLEAAHRIHTGAMMQQVHLAANLRVSELVELFSSYYPAPLKVADTLERAGLTALAGRTYRQLSGGQRQRVRFALALCGDPALMVMDEPTVALDTETRRAFWMEVRRLVDDGRTVLLTTHYLEEADALADRILVIDKGRLVAQATPQELKARVNVQHVSLRTVLSDPQLMAVAGVRAVRRQADTVHLTVDGTAVIAPLLYALDPALQEFTVRPASLEDVFQGLHAPQGVSA
- a CDS encoding ABC transporter permease, whose translation is MSLVQDVSRPARSAPPRVNKVRLYGLEVRAETLTLLRSPMFLIPTIIFPLLFYVVFGFTYMNQSAGNVRVPMYMLATYGAFGVIGASLFSFGVGIANDRASGWLKIKRVSPMPPAAFLLSKFATSLMFNVTIISLMFLLGATIGKVEMPAETWLRLGATLILGGLPFTALGLALGFLSGPGAAPALANVIYIPMSFASGLWVPHSMLPEFFQKLAQYLPPYHFSQLALGQIGAATDPNMLTHILWLVGSTVLFLTLALIGYRRDEGNAGL
- a CDS encoding thiazolylpeptide-type bacteriocin, yielding MTNINMTDIDFSDLNIEALEVTEVRDSTALAETGASSGSSSCSATSTCGSSSCCCGSVEAQLSE
- a CDS encoding lantibiotic dehydratase, which gives rise to MTQRSVSAPIRPAPTPLADQLAPQLLLRFNHLSPAHLPPFPLLEQLRRDQAVRADVEAQRAAAAAALYAQVSAAQDDTERREWLALRRSVLAGKTPRTVPAAAPAEVHTYLAAQAAQEGHTAELRSALAAHLGTERAALQAACRDERFLKGLAVSSAPLLATARQYAATPLLEQKGTLRKCEYRLLQYVSRAAWKTSPYSHYTSVAGGRWTQGAAGALTRPEVRASTTVNHVLILRLLDGALQTPDLRAALPWRLGDHLRVQGGEVRFEQAIDDPARQPRARNLASRRVTLRLSAGLARLIAAVRDSGGEADYAALVAALSGLSPDPQAAPRFVGQLMDSGFLRPVTGLSEQPTDLLGQVAALLRQAETAESERAAAALDDLAMALAAFPWVPSAARPAALEAARAHLQAAYDAYGLTLPAGPVLYEDTVAPQALALDVTPYAPAIERLHLLLSVLRVFDTHLLFEPLLRERLVGQHGPGARVDDLPTFVRENADLFDEWLQASLRGPGAGLKALPELQGVLAVQREVRAAYLQAARAGAEELDLTGAQLQAWLERLPERLTARPWSYDVFAQAAAADGSLIVNQVYAGYGQYFSRFLTELPAQVMADVKATVEALAPRGLSQVGLRSAHGFTANLHPALTSTELQVDAPVDGPALHIDDLYLHHDEAADEVRLRRRDTNEPVQVVYAGFLIAQLLPSLKNFLVTLTNNGLIVPHLPDIAESALGPADGQVRRTPRLRSGGVVLHRARWSVPHGALPVPGPHDSDADYALALWRWAAEHGLPEQVFVRRRRARQASANLGAWQAELAGGTQKPQHLEFSSPLHARLLAKMLRDAPQDFVFEECRPLPEEALLAPDPHTPLTSELVFELHQKGRL